ACGTTTCCGACGGCCATGCACATTGCGGCTTACAAGATTCTCGTTGAAGTAACCATGCCGGGTATACAGAAACTGCGGGATACGCTGGATGCAAAGGCCAAGGAATTCAAAGACGTGGTGAAAATTGGCCGGACACACTTTATGGATGCCACGCCGTTGACGGTTGGGCAGGAGTTCTCGGGCTACGTCTCGCAGTTGGACCACGGTTTACGAGCCATCAACAACACACTGGCGCACCTGAGCGAACTAGCCCTGGGTGGAACCGCCGTCGGCACGGGTATCAACACGCCCCCGAACTATTCCGAAAATGTCGCCAAACACATTGCTGACCTGACGGGGTTGCCATTCGTTACCGCCGAAAACAAGTTTGAAGCCCTGGCTGCCCACGACGCAATTGTGGAAGCCCACGGCGCGCTGAAAACCGTAGCGGCTAGCCTGATGAAAATCGGCAACGACATCCGGATGCTGTCATCGGGCCCGCGCGCGGGGATTGGTGAGCTGTTTATTCCCGACAACGAACCCGGTTCGTCGATCATGCCGGGCAAAGTGAACCCGACGCAGTCGGAAGCCATGACGATGGTGGCCGCGCAGGTGATGGGCAACGACGTCGCCATCAACTTCGGCGGGGCCCTGGGCCACTTCGAACTGAACGTGTTTAAACCGGTAATGATCTACAACTTCCTGCACTCGGCCCGGCTGATCGGCGATGTGTGTCAGTCGTTTAACGAGAAATGCGCCGAAGGCATCCGCCCGATTGAGGAAAACATCACGAAGCACGTCAACAACTCGCTGATGCTGGTGACGGCGCTGAATACCAAAATCGGGTATTACAAAGCCGCCGAAATTGCCCAGACCGCCCACCGCGAAGGCAGCACGCTGAAAGCCACCGCCGTTAAGCTGGGCTACCTCACCGAAGAAGAGTTTGACCAGTGGGTGAAACCGGAAGAAATGGTCGGTAAAATCGACGTTTAGGGAATCCAGAAATTTCGCATTTATAGCAAAATAAAGCCGTGTCAGTTTCGGAAAGCTGGCACGGCTTCCCTTTGTAACTCACTTCTCAACATGAAACGTTTTTTACTCGTTGCCCTTACCGTTGGCCTGCTGGCCGGTTGTGCACCCAAAACCGTCATCAATACCTACCGCGTTCCGGCGGGCGGTTTGTCGACGTTCCTCACTTACACGCCCGGCCGCACCCCGATGGTCAGCGCGCACCGGGGCGGGGGCGACATCAAGGGCTACCCCGAAAACTGCATCGAATCGTTTGAGTACCTGGCGAAAAGACTGCCCGTCATCATCGAGTGCGACATCGACCTAACCCGCGACAGTGTGCTGGTGATGATGCACGACCAGACGTTGGACCGCACCACCACCGGAACCGGCAAGCTCATCGAAAAAACGTACGAAGAAATCCGTCAATACCGGCTGGAAGATAACTTCGGCAACGTCACTACGTTTAAGGTGCCGACGCTGGAGCAGGTCCTGCGGTGGGGGAAAGACAAGGTTGTGTACACCTTGGACGTGAAGAAAAACGTGCCGTTTGCCAAAGTGGTGGAGATGGTTCGGCGGACGGGCGCGGCCGATTACTCGGTGGTGATTACCTACAACGCCACCCAGGCCGCCGAAGTCTACCGGCTGGACCCCAACCTGATGCTGTCGGTGACCATTCTGAAGCAGGAAGATTACCAGCGTCTGCACGATCTCGGCATCCCGGACCGAAACATGGTCGCTTTTGTCGGCGTTAAAGAACCGAGTCCCGAGCTGTATAAATTTCTGCACGAAAAAGGCATCTCGTGCATCCTCGGCACGCTCGGCAACCTCGATAAACAGGCCGCGGCCAAAGGGGACCAGGTCTATAAAAAGTTTGCCGAAAACGGCGCCGACATCATGTCAACCGACCGACCGATTGAGGTGTATCAGGCCGTGAAATAAGCCGGTAACGTTTAAAAAAGATTCCACAGAAAAGCCGCCGTTTTGAAAAACGGCGGCTTTTATTTTATCAGTGGAAACCGTTATTCGACCACAATGACCGGCGGCAGTGTTTTCTGTTCTTCTTCGTTCGAAAGCTCTTTTTTCTTCTCCGGTTTGGTCCGCGCCGAACGTTTTACGGTCACGTCGTACAGGTCGGTCCGGCGGTCTTTCAGAATCTGAACCGAACCCTGTTCGTGTAATTCCGTCAGCAGCGACAAATCCACGTCGGTCAGCAGTACCATCTCGGTGTTGGGCGTCGACTCGGCTTTGATGGCGTTGTTGGGAAACTGGAAGTCAGAGGGCGTAAACACCGCCGACTGGGCGTAATGGATGTCCATGTTGGCTACGCGGGGCAAGTTGCCGACGCAGCCCGAGATGGCCACGTAACACTCGTTTTCGATGGCGCGGGCCATGGCGCAATTCCGCACGCGGGTATAGCCGTTTTGCGTATCGGTCAGGAACGGCACAAACAGAATCTGCATGCCCTGATCGGCCAGAATCCGGCTTAGTTCGGGGAATTCAACGTCGTAGCAGATCAGCAAACCAATCTTGCCGCAGTCGGTGTCGAACGCCCGGATTTCGTTGCCGCCCACCATCCCATAATGCCGGACTTCGTTAGGCGTAATGTGAATT
This Larkinella insperata DNA region includes the following protein-coding sequences:
- a CDS encoding glycerophosphodiester phosphodiesterase family protein yields the protein MKRFLLVALTVGLLAGCAPKTVINTYRVPAGGLSTFLTYTPGRTPMVSAHRGGGDIKGYPENCIESFEYLAKRLPVIIECDIDLTRDSVLVMMHDQTLDRTTTGTGKLIEKTYEEIRQYRLEDNFGNVTTFKVPTLEQVLRWGKDKVVYTLDVKKNVPFAKVVEMVRRTGAADYSVVITYNATQAAEVYRLDPNLMLSVTILKQEDYQRLHDLGIPDRNMVAFVGVKEPSPELYKFLHEKGISCILGTLGNLDKQAAAKGDQVYKKFAENGADIMSTDRPIEVYQAVK
- the fumC gene encoding class II fumarate hydratase, with the translated sequence MEYRIEKDTMGQVQVPANVYWGAQTQRSIENFKIAQDINKMPREIIRAFAYLKKAAALTNLDAGVLPQEKSDLIGRVCDEILDGKLDDQFPLVVWQTGSGTQSNMNVNEVVAYRGHVLQGGQLTDEKKALHPNDDVNKSQSSNDTFPTAMHIAAYKILVEVTMPGIQKLRDTLDAKAKEFKDVVKIGRTHFMDATPLTVGQEFSGYVSQLDHGLRAINNTLAHLSELALGGTAVGTGINTPPNYSENVAKHIADLTGLPFVTAENKFEALAAHDAIVEAHGALKTVAASLMKIGNDIRMLSSGPRAGIGELFIPDNEPGSSIMPGKVNPTQSEAMTMVAAQVMGNDVAINFGGALGHFELNVFKPVMIYNFLHSARLIGDVCQSFNEKCAEGIRPIEENITKHVNNSLMLVTALNTKIGYYKAAEIAQTAHREGSTLKATAVKLGYLTEEEFDQWVKPEEMVGKIDV